A window of Cohnella herbarum contains these coding sequences:
- a CDS encoding 2-isopropylmalate synthase, whose product MTNMTNSNNSTNVNTNVQAKRRIQIFDTTLRDGEQAPGASMKPEQKIIIARQLARMGVDIIEPGFPISSPGEFQAIQQISRELQNVEICGFARCVKADIDSAVAATQDAARRRLHLFISSSQIHLDFQLRKTQDQVIEMLRGMVAYGKQFVDQIEFSPMDASRSSEEFLFRVVEAAIEEGATIINIPDTMGYALPEEFGPLFTRVRQGVRGGDKVIYSTHCHNDLGLAVANSLAAIRHGVTQVEVSVNGVGERAGNCSLEELVMAIETRGDSMGVETGIATEHIYETSRMVSRTMHFPIAYNKPIVGRNAFQHESGIHQDGLLKNRNTYEIMDPEAMGIPRSMIILGKHSGRHAIKHRVAEYGIKLGDSEMEDLYNRFKEKADEQKIITDDMLMQLVGESTDTIVQPYSLVDLQVLAGSNRSRIASVTIFSVEDETERTYTGSGEGPLEAVIACIREAMPVDAVFEDLELHSLSTGEDASGEAVVTVISDGQRNIGTAIHQDIILAAAKAYVAAVNGVILARKMRESRKEASGE is encoded by the coding sequence ATGACTAACATGACCAACTCGAATAACTCGACTAACGTAAACACGAATGTTCAAGCTAAACGACGAATCCAAATTTTCGATACGACGCTTAGAGACGGAGAGCAAGCGCCCGGCGCATCGATGAAACCCGAGCAGAAGATCATCATCGCTCGCCAGCTTGCGCGGATGGGCGTGGATATTATCGAGCCTGGATTCCCGATATCCAGCCCGGGAGAGTTTCAGGCCATCCAGCAAATCTCGCGCGAGCTTCAGAACGTGGAAATTTGCGGATTCGCCCGCTGCGTGAAGGCGGATATCGATTCCGCCGTTGCCGCTACTCAAGATGCCGCTCGTCGCAGGCTGCATCTGTTCATTTCCTCGTCGCAGATCCACTTGGACTTCCAACTGCGCAAGACGCAGGACCAAGTGATCGAGATGCTTCGGGGAATGGTTGCCTACGGCAAACAGTTCGTCGATCAGATCGAATTTTCTCCGATGGACGCTTCCCGTTCGAGCGAGGAATTTCTGTTCCGGGTCGTCGAAGCGGCCATCGAAGAGGGAGCGACGATTATCAATATTCCGGATACGATGGGGTACGCGCTGCCTGAAGAATTCGGTCCGTTGTTCACTCGTGTACGTCAAGGCGTACGGGGCGGGGATAAAGTCATTTACAGTACCCATTGCCATAACGATCTTGGTTTGGCGGTCGCGAATAGCTTGGCGGCGATCCGGCATGGCGTTACTCAAGTCGAGGTTAGCGTGAACGGCGTAGGCGAACGCGCGGGCAACTGTTCCTTGGAGGAACTTGTCATGGCGATCGAAACCCGCGGAGACTCGATGGGCGTGGAAACGGGGATTGCCACGGAGCATATTTACGAGACGTCCCGGATGGTCAGCCGCACGATGCATTTCCCGATCGCGTATAACAAGCCGATCGTCGGACGTAACGCATTTCAGCACGAATCCGGCATTCATCAAGACGGCTTGCTGAAAAATCGCAATACGTACGAGATTATGGATCCGGAAGCGATGGGCATTCCGCGGAGCATGATTATCTTGGGCAAACATTCCGGGCGTCACGCCATCAAGCATCGGGTAGCGGAATACGGCATTAAGCTGGGCGACTCGGAGATGGAGGATTTGTACAACCGGTTTAAGGAGAAAGCGGACGAACAAAAAATCATTACGGACGATATGCTGATGCAGTTGGTCGGCGAGTCCACGGATACGATCGTTCAGCCGTATTCTTTGGTCGATCTGCAAGTATTGGCGGGTTCCAACCGTTCCCGGATCGCATCCGTTACGATCTTTAGCGTCGAAGACGAGACGGAGCGCACGTATACGGGCTCGGGTGAAGGACCGCTTGAAGCGGTTATTGCGTGCATTCGCGAGGCGATGCCGGTCGATGCCGTGTTCGAGGACTTGGAGCTCCATTCCCTGTCGACGGGAGAAGACGCGTCCGGCGAAGCCGTCGTAACCGTCATTAGCGATGGCCAACGGAACATCGGAACCGCGATTCACCAGGACATTATTCTTGCGGCGGCGAAAGCATACGTCGCGGCGGTTAACGGGGTTATTCTGGCGCGCAAGATGCGCGAATCCCGTAAAGAAGCTTCAGGCGAGTGA
- a CDS encoding transposase: protein MGEKRQRYSEEFKEQTVKYIQEQTKTLPQIGEDLNIPSGTLKQWMTKYRKFENEPLVDRATLHQKDKQLMEQERTIEDLKEEIAILKKAMHIFSKERN from the coding sequence ATGGGTGAGAAGAGACAGCGTTACAGTGAAGAGTTTAAAGAACAGACTGTTAAATACATTCAGGAACAGACAAAGACATTGCCCCAGATCGGAGAAGATTTAAACATCCCAAGTGGTACGTTAAAACAGTGGATGACCAAGTACCGCAAGTTTGAGAATGAACCGCTTGTAGATCGTGCGACCCTTCACCAGAAAGATAAGCAACTGATGGAGCAAGAACGCACGATTGAGGATCTCAAGGAAGAAATCGCTATCCTAAAAAAGGCCATGCACATCTTCAGCAAAGAAAGGAACTAA
- a CDS encoding ABC-F family ATP-binding cassette domain-containing protein, whose translation MLLQASNITKHYGVTPVLDGVSLQINERDRIGLVGVNGAGKSTFLRILAGELTADTGAVSKPRELKVGYLAQNGGLQGHRTIMEEMNSAFGPLLEQERILQGLEARVADPQELEHPERYETLLAQYADVSEKFRENGGFEMNNRIRSILHGMGFGSFAPDTEVASLSGGQRTRLALARLLLVQPELLLLDEPTNHLDIDTLTWLEQYLRSYAGAMVIVSHDRYFLDATVTAIVEIERHAATRYTGNYSRFMDLKAAAFAQQLKLYEQQRKEISRMEDFVQRNIVRASTTRRAQSRRNALERIERLEKPNTLRQASFSFSTERRSGKEVLRAFNCSAAPKTEMAPLFRNVSFEVKRGERLALLGPNGVGKTTLLHALIEKLPLRTGVFEWGAGVSLGYYDQMQRELNPANTVLEEVWSAYPMQPEAEIRTVLGNFLFSGDDVRKKVSALSGGEKARVALSKLMLLKANVLLLDEPTNHLDLMSREVLEAALDEYDGTLIFVSHDRYFLNRIADRIVEMAPDGVTHFLGNYDEMVAKKEQMKEWESSQIDSASPSTQPAVSNYEADKQAKREDRARTRKREQLEADIARLESEITSLELEMASPEVVTDYVRLRDMQGEAEQKRVALEDAYAEWEALMED comes from the coding sequence TTGCTGCTACAAGCATCCAACATTACTAAACATTACGGCGTCACTCCCGTATTGGACGGGGTATCGCTCCAAATCAATGAACGCGACCGCATCGGCTTAGTCGGCGTTAACGGGGCGGGCAAATCCACTTTTCTTCGCATCCTGGCCGGAGAACTGACCGCCGATACCGGAGCGGTTTCGAAGCCTAGGGAGCTTAAAGTCGGCTACCTTGCTCAGAACGGCGGACTTCAAGGCCATCGTACGATCATGGAAGAGATGAATTCCGCGTTCGGTCCCCTGCTCGAACAAGAACGGATATTACAAGGCTTAGAGGCGCGTGTCGCGGATCCCCAAGAGCTCGAACATCCCGAACGATACGAGACTTTGCTTGCCCAATACGCGGACGTTAGCGAGAAGTTCAGGGAGAACGGCGGGTTTGAAATGAATAACCGCATCCGCAGCATCCTCCATGGGATGGGATTCGGCAGCTTCGCGCCCGATACCGAAGTGGCTTCCCTTAGCGGCGGACAACGAACGAGACTGGCCCTGGCCAGATTGCTGCTCGTACAACCCGAGCTTTTGCTTCTAGACGAACCGACCAATCATCTGGATATCGATACGCTGACTTGGCTGGAGCAATATTTACGATCGTACGCAGGAGCCATGGTGATCGTTTCCCATGACCGTTACTTCCTTGATGCCACGGTTACGGCTATCGTAGAGATCGAACGGCATGCGGCAACGCGCTACACCGGAAACTATAGCCGGTTCATGGATCTGAAAGCCGCGGCTTTCGCCCAGCAGCTTAAGCTTTATGAACAACAACGCAAAGAAATCTCCCGAATGGAAGACTTCGTGCAGCGAAATATCGTTCGTGCCTCCACGACTAGGCGAGCTCAGAGCAGACGCAATGCCCTGGAAAGAATCGAACGCTTGGAGAAGCCGAACACGTTGCGTCAAGCGAGTTTCTCCTTTTCTACGGAACGCCGCAGCGGCAAGGAAGTTCTCAGGGCTTTTAATTGCTCAGCCGCTCCCAAGACGGAGATGGCTCCATTGTTTCGCAACGTTAGCTTCGAGGTAAAAAGAGGGGAAAGGCTGGCGCTTCTTGGCCCCAACGGGGTCGGGAAAACCACCTTGCTCCACGCGCTAATCGAGAAGCTGCCGCTGCGTACCGGAGTGTTCGAGTGGGGCGCCGGCGTCTCTCTTGGCTACTACGACCAGATGCAACGGGAGCTTAATCCGGCTAACACGGTGCTTGAGGAAGTGTGGAGCGCCTATCCTATGCAGCCCGAAGCTGAAATCCGCACCGTACTCGGCAACTTCCTGTTTAGCGGCGACGACGTGCGCAAGAAGGTAAGCGCCCTTAGCGGCGGGGAAAAAGCGCGCGTCGCGCTTTCGAAGCTCATGCTTCTCAAAGCGAACGTTCTCTTGCTGGATGAACCGACGAACCATCTGGATTTGATGAGCCGCGAAGTGCTCGAAGCCGCATTGGACGAATACGATGGCACGCTGATCTTCGTTTCCCATGACAGGTACTTCCTGAACCGGATCGCCGATCGGATTGTCGAAATGGCGCCGGACGGAGTGACGCATTTCCTGGGAAATTATGACGAGATGGTAGCGAAAAAGGAGCAAATGAAGGAATGGGAATCGTCACAAATCGACAGTGCCTCCCCTTCAACGCAGCCTGCCGTCAGTAACTATGAAGCGGATAAGCAAGCGAAACGGGAAGATCGCGCGCGTACGCGAAAACGCGAACAACTCGAGGCCGATATCGCTAGGCTGGAGTCCGAGATTACCTCTCTCGAGCTCGAGATGGCTTCTCCCGAGGTCGTTACGGATTACGTGAGATTGAGGGATATGCAAGGCGAAGCGGAACAGAAAAGAGTCGCTCTGGAAGACGCTTATGCGGAGTGGGAAGCTTTAATGGAAGATTAA
- a CDS encoding 5-formyltetrahydrofolate cyclo-ligase, whose translation MKRDFHGVQKVGLQIMGESEGIIGKAEWRRRLAGLRDGLSADERTNRSEKLCERVRLEVLDPLRIRSNRPLNVCAYAPFRSESSPLPLIKNSWEQGDRIFAPRIIPGGEGMELREVEALSDWIPGKWGVPEPDPQKTLLIEGRQPLDVVLVPGIAFHIQGGRLGYGGGYYDRLYADRLLSGNGETIWLGFCFAAQVVTELLPIEPHDLRLSGVATEERVVWFR comes from the coding sequence ATGAAAAGAGATTTTCACGGAGTTCAGAAGGTAGGCCTGCAGATTATGGGGGAGAGCGAAGGGATTATCGGCAAGGCCGAATGGCGACGCCGACTGGCGGGCTTAAGAGACGGATTGTCTGCGGACGAGCGGACAAACAGATCCGAGAAGCTTTGCGAACGTGTCCGGCTAGAGGTGCTCGATCCGTTGCGTATTCGGTCGAATCGTCCCTTGAACGTGTGCGCGTACGCGCCTTTTCGGTCGGAGTCTTCGCCGCTGCCGTTGATTAAGAACAGTTGGGAACAGGGTGACCGCATATTCGCGCCAAGAATAATTCCGGGCGGAGAAGGAATGGAGCTACGCGAGGTCGAAGCATTGTCAGACTGGATTCCCGGCAAATGGGGAGTTCCGGAGCCCGACCCGCAAAAAACTTTATTAATAGAAGGAAGGCAGCCTCTGGACGTCGTTCTCGTGCCGGGCATTGCTTTTCACATACAAGGCGGTAGATTGGGCTACGGAGGCGGTTATTACGATCGCTTGTACGCCGATAGGTTGCTTTCGGGAAACGGCGAGACGATATGGCTCGGCTTTTGTTTTGCGGCGCAGGTCGTGACGGAGCTCTTGCCGATCGAGCCCCATGATCTCCGATTATCGGGAGTGGCAACGGAAGAACGGGTCGTATGGTTTAGATAG
- the moaC gene encoding cyclic pyranopterin monophosphate synthase MoaC, translated as MGNDTTDFTHFNDQGRAKMVDVSDKAVTARVAVAEGAVTMAPETLQRIRERSVAKGDVLSVAQIAGIQAAKKTSDWIPMCHPLPLTGVDIRFSDNGADTLRITAEVKTTGKTGVEMEALTAVSAAALTVYDMCKALQKDMVIGPIQLLVKTGGKSGDYALATE; from the coding sequence GTGGGGAACGACACGACAGATTTTACGCATTTTAATGATCAAGGACGCGCGAAGATGGTAGATGTCTCCGACAAAGCCGTGACGGCCAGAGTAGCGGTTGCCGAAGGGGCCGTTACGATGGCTCCGGAGACGCTGCAACGAATTCGGGAGCGTTCCGTGGCCAAAGGGGACGTGCTTTCCGTCGCACAGATCGCCGGTATCCAAGCGGCGAAGAAGACATCGGATTGGATACCGATGTGTCATCCGCTACCGTTAACGGGAGTCGATATCCGTTTTTCGGACAACGGTGCAGACACGCTTCGGATTACGGCAGAGGTAAAAACAACGGGCAAAACCGGCGTAGAGATGGAAGCTTTGACCGCCGTGTCGGCTGCTGCCCTTACCGTATACGATATGTGCAAAGCATTACAGAAGGATATGGTTATCGGACCTATACAACTGTTGGTCAAGACGGGCGGCAAGAGCGGGGATTACGCCTTGGCGACCGAGTAA
- a CDS encoding MogA/MoaB family molybdenum cofactor biosynthesis protein — protein MRWKVALLTASDKGSRGEREDTSAQVIRELVEEELHGDIIDYRIVPDDQDELRAALIEMADYYQADLILTTGGTGLAFRDVTPEATLMVAERIVPGIPEAMRAAVTQRSRQGMLFRGICAIRGRTLILNLPGDPKGVHEHLMAVMDMLPEALDQVKGLRGEH, from the coding sequence ATGCGTTGGAAAGTTGCTTTATTAACGGCTAGCGATAAAGGTTCGCGCGGGGAACGCGAAGATACGAGCGCACAGGTCATTCGGGAATTGGTCGAAGAAGAATTGCACGGGGACATTATCGATTACCGGATCGTACCGGACGATCAGGATGAATTGCGGGCGGCTCTGATCGAGATGGCGGATTATTATCAAGCGGATCTCATATTGACGACTGGCGGCACGGGACTCGCGTTCCGCGACGTCACTCCGGAGGCGACGTTGATGGTCGCGGAACGCATCGTGCCGGGGATTCCGGAAGCGATGCGCGCAGCCGTGACCCAGCGCTCCCGGCAAGGCATGCTGTTTCGGGGCATTTGCGCGATTCGCGGCCGTACCTTGATTCTGAATTTACCGGGGGATCCGAAGGGCGTTCACGAGCATCTGATGGCCGTTATGGATATGCTGCCGGAAGCGCTCGATCAAGTGAAAGGCTTAAGAGGGGAGCATTAA
- a CDS encoding molybdopterin-binding protein, giving the protein MTMPGLPSDHRSTVIGSSLLKEVMVEDAVGMVLAHDLTQIVPGEFKGRLFRKGHVVVSEDIPKLKDIGKENLYVIELAPTDLHEDDAALRMAAALGGVNTTIGEPHEGKVSIKSDILGIAGIAREVVDEINRLGEIALASVTNHRVVFPGDGLAATRAIPLIVPEHKVQAVESIAGDYRKRHGIAPISVRPFRLMKAGLLTTGSEVFSGRIADKFGPAVKAKLEALGSEVAEQRFAPDDRHIIVNEIHYFLNQGYDMILVTGGMSVDPDDRTPGAIADAGTDIVSYGTPMLPGSMLLFGYIRGVPIFGLPGCVMHDPYTSFDVLLPRILAGDTVVKEDIVGMGYGGLHRC; this is encoded by the coding sequence ATGACGATGCCCGGCTTACCCTCGGATCATCGCTCCACCGTCATCGGTTCCTCTTTGCTTAAAGAAGTGATGGTAGAAGACGCTGTAGGGATGGTGCTGGCCCATGACTTGACGCAAATCGTTCCCGGGGAGTTCAAGGGAAGATTATTTCGCAAAGGCCATGTCGTTGTCAGTGAAGACATTCCTAAGCTGAAGGATATCGGTAAAGAGAACCTATACGTGATAGAGCTCGCGCCAACGGATCTTCACGAGGACGATGCGGCTCTCAGAATGGCGGCCGCTTTGGGCGGAGTTAATACGACCATAGGAGAGCCGCACGAGGGCAAGGTGTCGATCAAGTCGGATATCCTCGGGATCGCCGGAATCGCGCGGGAAGTCGTAGACGAGATTAACCGGCTGGGAGAAATCGCTCTCGCTTCCGTGACGAACCATCGCGTCGTATTCCCGGGAGACGGATTGGCGGCGACAAGGGCGATTCCGCTCATCGTACCCGAACATAAGGTTCAAGCCGTCGAATCGATTGCCGGCGATTATCGGAAGAGGCATGGAATTGCCCCGATCAGCGTTCGGCCGTTTCGATTGATGAAGGCGGGGTTGTTAACGACGGGGAGCGAAGTGTTCTCGGGAAGAATCGCGGACAAGTTCGGCCCGGCGGTGAAGGCGAAGCTCGAAGCGCTAGGTTCCGAAGTTGCGGAGCAACGTTTCGCTCCAGACGATCGACATATAATTGTCAACGAAATTCACTATTTCCTGAATCAAGGGTATGATATGATACTCGTAACGGGTGGAATGTCAGTGGATCCCGACGATCGTACTCCGGGAGCCATCGCGGATGCGGGAACGGATATCGTAAGCTACGGCACTCCGATGTTGCCGGGCTCGATGCTGTTGTTCGGCTACATACGCGGAGTACCGATATTCGGCTTGCCGGGTTGCGTGATGCATGACCCCTATACCTCATTTGACGTCTTGTTGCCGAGAATTCTGGCTGGAGATACGGTTGTGAAGGAAGATATCGTCGGAATGGGATACGGAGGGCTTCATCGCTGCTAG
- the tatA gene encoding twin-arginine translocase TatA/TatE family subunit, with product MGGIGASGIILLVLIALLLFGPNKLPELGKAFGRTLREFKKGANDLMDDTKERQPTRVDVSSEETQQPKTERRLPE from the coding sequence ATGGGTGGCATCGGTGCATCCGGTATTATTTTGCTTGTATTGATCGCGTTGCTATTATTCGGACCGAATAAATTGCCTGAATTGGGTAAAGCGTTCGGCCGCACGTTGCGCGAGTTCAAGAAGGGCGCTAACGATCTAATGGACGATACTAAGGAACGTCAACCAACTCGCGTGGATGTCTCTTCCGAAGAGACTCAGCAACCGAAAACGGAACGGCGTCTCCCGGAATGA
- the tatC gene encoding twin-arginine translocase subunit TatC — MEEKPSPLKPEEWMPLTEHLGELRKRIIYTLIVFVLGLVGGLFASQPVFDYLVEAAPVKNLDLHAFSPWDAIGLYMKFAIAISLVIALPFAMFQLWSFVRPALGPKEQKSTLQFVPWALIMFLIGLAFSYFVVFPMAFLFTEKITNNLGLEQTYGVTQYFSFLFNILLPISLLFELPLVILFLSRIGILTPAILVKMRKVAWFILIFVGVLVTPPDVVSDLMVAVPLILLYEFSVILSRIAYGKRMKTREDAAIGQED; from the coding sequence ATGGAGGAAAAACCAAGCCCGTTGAAGCCGGAGGAGTGGATGCCGTTAACGGAGCATTTGGGCGAACTGCGCAAGCGGATCATCTATACTTTGATCGTATTCGTACTCGGATTGGTCGGAGGGTTGTTCGCTTCCCAGCCCGTGTTCGATTATTTAGTGGAGGCCGCCCCGGTGAAAAACCTGGACCTTCACGCGTTCTCGCCGTGGGACGCGATCGGCTTATATATGAAATTCGCGATCGCAATCTCGCTTGTCATCGCCCTTCCGTTCGCGATGTTCCAGCTTTGGTCCTTCGTTCGGCCGGCGCTGGGTCCTAAGGAGCAGAAGTCTACATTGCAATTCGTTCCGTGGGCGTTGATTATGTTTTTGATCGGATTGGCTTTTTCCTATTTCGTCGTCTTTCCGATGGCATTCCTGTTCACGGAAAAAATTACGAATAACTTGGGGCTGGAACAAACTTACGGGGTCACGCAGTATTTCTCGTTTCTTTTCAATATTCTCCTGCCCATTTCTCTGCTGTTCGAATTACCGCTCGTTATCCTCTTTCTCAGTCGGATCGGAATATTGACCCCCGCGATTCTCGTCAAAATGCGCAAGGTCGCTTGGTTCATACTGATCTTTGTCGGAGTCTTGGTTACCCCTCCGGACGTCGTTTCCGATTTGATGGTGGCGGTGCCTCTGATTTTGCTATACGAGTTTAGCGTGATCTTGTCGAGAATCGCATACGGCAAACGTATGAAAACACGGGAAGACGCGGCAATCGGGCAAGAGGATTAA
- a CDS encoding methyl-accepting chemotaxis protein, with amino-acid sequence MRDMTLGRKITLGYVGMIVLLALAFVLLLTGMDFAEHKVLFIEMIVIILIIAGASGLGLMWLVRNLTESIGGVTSTLRNIASSGGDLTRRIHIRSTDEMGDLAGAANHMLDGLQKMMKELRESTAELAASAILLKQGADENARVSSEVSKAVEKVAAGSETQVAQSQEISATMQETLDGLNQVASTTTGVSDAAQSTVSRAEAGSELLQSTSVEIAQVGKAFRSLQEVVRGLNHKSEQVREVIGYISEVANQTNLLALNAAIEAARAGEHGRGFAVVAGEIRKLADQTQQSAVQIGDTIGTMSSDIGQVVTMFEQSSGQVFTAVESMGNAEETFRDIVGKVGQLSSNIVDVAASVEQMSAGSTSVVQSIQDISRITEETASFTEQVSAMTEQQLSSTEEMARTAENLSTMASRLKGLVGNFKT; translated from the coding sequence ATGCGCGATATGACTTTAGGTCGTAAGATTACGTTAGGTTACGTAGGCATGATTGTGTTGCTGGCATTGGCGTTCGTACTACTGTTAACGGGAATGGATTTCGCGGAACATAAGGTTTTATTCATCGAGATGATCGTCATTATCCTGATCATCGCGGGCGCGAGCGGTTTAGGCTTAATGTGGTTGGTACGCAATCTGACCGAATCCATTGGCGGCGTAACCTCCACGCTCAGGAATATCGCTTCTTCCGGAGGAGACTTAACGAGACGCATACATATCCGATCCACCGATGAGATGGGGGATCTTGCAGGCGCGGCTAATCATATGCTCGACGGCTTGCAGAAGATGATGAAGGAGCTGCGCGAAAGCACGGCGGAGTTAGCCGCTTCCGCAATCTTGCTCAAGCAGGGCGCGGACGAGAACGCTCGCGTGAGCAGCGAAGTATCCAAAGCGGTAGAGAAAGTAGCGGCAGGCTCGGAAACCCAGGTTGCGCAATCGCAGGAAATTTCGGCGACGATGCAAGAAACTTTAGACGGTTTGAATCAGGTTGCGTCAACGACAACGGGAGTATCGGATGCGGCGCAATCGACCGTTAGCCGAGCGGAAGCCGGGTCCGAGCTGCTGCAATCGACCTCGGTGGAAATCGCCCAAGTCGGCAAAGCCTTCCGTTCTCTTCAAGAAGTGGTAAGAGGGTTGAACCACAAATCCGAGCAGGTGCGCGAAGTTATCGGCTATATTTCGGAAGTCGCGAACCAGACGAACTTGCTGGCGCTTAACGCGGCTATCGAGGCCGCTCGCGCCGGCGAGCACGGAAGAGGGTTTGCGGTCGTCGCGGGAGAGATTCGCAAACTCGCGGATCAGACTCAGCAATCCGCGGTTCAGATCGGAGACACGATCGGTACGATGTCGAGCGATATCGGACAAGTCGTGACGATGTTCGAACAAAGCTCCGGGCAAGTATTTACGGCGGTTGAAAGCATGGGAAATGCGGAGGAAACTTTCCGCGATATCGTCGGCAAGGTCGGTCAATTGAGCTCTAACATCGTCGATGTCGCCGCCTCGGTCGAGCAAATGTCGGCCGGCAGTACATCCGTCGTTCAATCGATACAAGACATTTCCCGAATTACCGAAGAAACGGCTTCTTTCACGGAGCAAGTATCGGCGATGACGGAGCAGCAATTGTCTTCTACGGAGGAGATGGCGCGTACGGCCGAGAATCTCAGCACGATGGCTTCCAGGCTGAAGGGTCTCGTCGGAAACTTCAAAACTTAA
- the groES gene encoding co-chaperone GroES, with amino-acid sequence MIKPLGDRVLVEANAKEEKTISGIVLPDNAKEKPQEGTIIAVGSGALTKDGERIALEVKEGDRVLFSKYAGTEIKYEGKEYLIMKESDIHAIVG; translated from the coding sequence ATGATTAAACCTTTGGGTGACCGCGTTCTCGTAGAAGCGAACGCAAAAGAAGAAAAAACGATCAGCGGTATCGTATTGCCGGATAACGCAAAAGAAAAGCCGCAAGAAGGAACGATTATCGCGGTGGGTAGCGGAGCTTTAACTAAAGACGGTGAACGGATCGCGCTTGAGGTAAAAGAAGGCGACCGCGTATTGTTCTCTAAATATGCAGGTACGGAAATCAAATACGAAGGCAAAGAGTATTTGATCATGAAAGAAAGCGATATTCACGCGATCGTAGGCTAA